One Chanodichthys erythropterus isolate Z2021 chromosome 10, ASM2448905v1, whole genome shotgun sequence DNA segment encodes these proteins:
- the LOC137027949 gene encoding carcinoembryonic antigen-related cell adhesion molecule 6-like — protein sequence MKRHYFNLLTICFLWDHGVSDVDSDEVSVNEGDSVTLNTGVQTNQQEDIKWYFGGFLLAHISGDKSKICTDVQCNNGTERFRDRLKLDHQTGSLTIMNTRTTDAGLYELQIFSSRDSEKIFNVTVQSVSAADRNEVKRKSVKEGESVNLDPGVINNPNDVMTWYFNDILISEITGDQSKICTDVQCDEKFRDRLKLDHQTGSLTITNTRNTDSGEYTLQINSKSSSFSFRRIKSFSVTVTDSGLSSGVATGIAIGVVAVLLVFAVAVAVGVIYCRRGVHTAVPQNENDKL from the exons GTGTGTCTGATGTTGATTCAGATGAAGTGTCTGTGAatgagggagattcagtcactctaaacACTGGTGTTCAAACAAACCAACAAGAAGATATTAAATGGTATTTCGGTGGCTTTCTCCTCGCTCACATAAGTGGAGATAAGAGTAAGATCTGTACAGATGTTCAGTGTAATAATGGCActgagagattcagagacagattgaagctggatcatcagactggatctctgaccatcatgaACACCAGAACCACAGATGCTGGACTTTATGAACTACAGATCTTCAGCAGCAGAGACAGTGAAAAGATCTTTAATGTTACTGTCCAAA GTGTTTCTGCTGCTGATCGCAATGAAGTGAAGAGAAAATCAGTGAAGGAGGGAGAATCTGTTAATTTAGATCCCGGTGTAATAAACAACCCAAATGATGTGATGACATGGTATTTTAATGACATTCTCATCTCTGAAATCACTGGAGATCAGAGTAAGATCTGTACAGATGTTCAGTGTGATGAGaaattcagagacagactgaagctggatcatcagactggatctctgaccatcacaaacaccagaaACACAGACTCTGGAGAATATACACTGCAGATCAACAGCAAAAGCAGCAGCTTCAGTTTTAGGAGGATCAAGAGCTTCAGTGTTACTGTCACTG ATTCAGGTCTGTCTTCAGGTGTTGCAACAGGAATAGCGATTGGTGTTGTTGCTGTTCTGCTGGTCtttgctgttgctgttgctgttggtGTGATTTACTGTCGCCGCGGGGTCCATACAGCAGTTCCACAGAAT GAGAATGATAAGTTGTGA